A single region of the Salvia splendens isolate huo1 chromosome 18, SspV2, whole genome shotgun sequence genome encodes:
- the LOC121775962 gene encoding uncharacterized protein LOC121775962: MAKGGRKLTTSRSERYLGSFSGEAAASSASELREEDVWSVTDGAAAAANGEWVSRASAAGNGSFLCSRHSGNGQLGGLSLAFDEPGGAASRRIVRPQFRTQGDVAGSPRGMATSAPVNVPEWSKIYRVDSVESSHDSDDGLDDPEMVPPHVYLEREHSRSRNSVFEGVGRTLKGRDLSRVRDAVWSQTGFDG; the protein is encoded by the coding sequence ATGGCAAAGGGTGGTCGGAAATTGACCACCAGCCGCAGCGAACGCTATTTAGGAAGTTTCAGTGGCGAGGCGGCGGCGAGCTCTGCATCGGAGCTGAGAGAAGAAGACGTCTGGTCGGTGACCGACGGCGCTGCCGCCGCAGCAAACGGAGAGTGGGTCTCACGCGCCTCCGCCGCAGGCAATGGGAGCTTCCTCTGCTCGCGGCATTCCGGGAACGGCCAGCTCGGTGGCCTGTCGTTGGCGTTCGACGAGCCCGGAGGCGCCGCGTCGCGGAGGATCGTCCGCCCCCAGTTCCGGACGCAGGGTGACGTGGCGGGGTCGCCACGTGGCATGGCCACGTCGGCGCCGGTCAACGTTCCAGAATGGTCAAAGATTTACCGGGTGGACTCGGTCGAGTCGTCGCATGATTCGGACGACGGGTTGGACGATCCCGAGATGGTTCCCCCGCACGTATACCTGGAGCGCGAGCACTCTCGGAGTCGGAACTCGGTGTTTGAGGGAGTCGGGAGGACGCTCAAGGGCCGGGATTTGAGCCGGGTCCGAGATGCGGTGTGGAGCCAGACCGGGTTCGATGGCTAA
- the LOC121776507 gene encoding protein BRANCHLESS TRICHOME-like produces MRKVEAIENMADGVTAERRICKDIKKMKLSAMKLLRNLQRERKAREELEGACYGLAREIEARRAETLALREQQQRVRLEVEKERRMRQMAEVWREERAQMKLAEANFILEDKYAEVDGLIAELKSFLTSSETQI; encoded by the coding sequence ATGAGGAAGGTGGAAGCGATCGAGAACATGGCTGATGGTGTTACAGCCGAGAGGAGGATCTGTAAAGATATAAAGAAGATGAAGTTATCAGCAATGAAGCTCCTCCGGAATCTCCAGAGGGAGAGGAAGGCGCGAGAGGAGTTAGAGGGCGCGTGCTATGGCCTAGCTAGAGAGATCGAGGCAAGAAGGGCCGAAACATTGGCATTGAGGGAACAACAACAAAGGGTTAGATTGGAAGTTGAAAAGGAGAGGAGAATGAGGCAAATGGCTGAGGTTTGGAGGGAGGAGAGGGCGCAGATGAAGTTAGCCGAGGCGAACTTTATACTAGAGGATAAGTATGCCGAGGTTGATGGCCTCATAGCTGAGCTCAAATCATTCTTAACAAGCTCAGAGACTCAAATATAG